The genomic interval CGTATTTAGAATAATAGCGCGTGTTTTTTCGTTAAAAAGGCTGGCTAATTTTTCTTTATCAAGTGCATAATCTGGTGCAGACAATGTGATATAACGAGGTGTAGCACCGCAGAGAATCACATCAGCGCCATAGTTTTCGTAAAAAGGTTCAAAAATGATTACTTCATCGCCGGGATTGATGGTTGCGAGTAAAGTAGCGATCATACCTTCCGTTGCACCGCAGCAAACGGTGACTTGTTTTTCAGGATCTAGCGTTGTATTGTAATCGCGTTTAATTTTGTCAACAAGTGCATCCCGAAGATCTTTTGTTCCCCAAGTGATTGCATATTGGTTATGATCGTTAAAAATTGCTTTAGCTGCCGCTATCTTTAGTGCATCAGGTGCCGGAAAGTCTGGAAACCCTTGCGCTAAATTTACAGCTTTATTTGCAGTTGCGACTCTGGACATTTCACGAATTACGGATTCAGTAAATTGTGCGGCCTTTAAAGACGTAAAATTTCTCATTTAAATCAACCTTTCATTTTATCTTACTAGATTGTTTGATTTTAAGACAGCTTTAATGCTGTTTGCACTAAAATGTAATTTTTCTATTTCTTGCTCAGAAAGCGGGATTTCAAGGACTTTCTCAACGCCAGTTTCAGTAATAATAGAAGGTAAGCTGAGGGCAACATCTTTCAAGCCATAGGCGCCTCTTAGTGTAGTGGATACAGGTAAGACACTTCGTTCATTCCATAGTACCGCTTTCGCTAGGCGGCAGGCACCCATTGCAATTCCATAATTTGTGTAACCTTTAAAATTTAATACATCAAAGGCCGTTTTCACGACTTCTTCTTCTACGAATTTACGATCTAAAGGATGATTTGGGCTAAAATATGTATCTAAGCGATCGGCACTGATTCCACCAATGGTGAGTGTACTCCAAGCAGGAAAAGCAGAATTGCCGTGTTCACCCAACATATAACCTTGCACATCTTTGGCATCAATTTGATAATGATTTGCTACAATTCTTTTAAAACGATGCGTTTCTAGTGTTGTACCAGTTCCAAATAATCTATATTCAGGATAATCAAAGGAATTGGCAGCTAGGTAAGTTGTAACATCAAGTGGATTTGTGATCATAATAATAGGTACATCTCTAGTATAGGTAGTAATACCTGTCATAACATCTTTGATGATTTCAATACTGTATTCAGCAAGTAATAATCTGTCTTTGATTAGTTTACCATTGATTGTACCAGTACCTGCGGCAATAATAATCAGGCGCGCATCTTTACAATCTTCATAGCTGCCAGCCCGCACACGAATATTTGCACTATAATTGCAAGGGGTAGAATGTTCTGCATCTAATGCTTCGCCGATTGCTTTTTTTTCATTTGTATCAATTAGTACAATTTCAGAAGCCAGTTCAAATGCAATTGCACGATTTAGTACAGCAGAACCAACATTTCCTACGCCGATGATTACCAATCTGTTTTTACTCATAATAAACAACAACTCCCTATAATAATAATGAAAATGACAGCCAAGATGCTTTTTAGCTATCTTGGCTGTTAAAATACGCAAAAATTTGACCTATAACTCAAAAAGTAGTCTACACCATTACAACTTTGATGTCAACGGTGTTTTCAAAGAATCTACAAGTGTTTATATATATATTCTTCAAGTAATAAAATATCATATTTATGAAGATACGTACATAGGATATTCAGTTATTATATTTATTATATTAATGAAAGGAATGGATAAAACGCTTATAGAATCGTATGAAAAAATTTTGAGCAGATATTCAAGGATTCTTGGAATTCTTTGATATCTTTATCTTCTAGTACTTCTAGTTTTTCATTTAATAATTCTATCATTAGCCGGTCATAAGACTCTAAAATTTCAATTCCGGCCGGTAAAACTGTGATGTTATTATTTCGCCGGTCAATGGGATCCTGTTCCCGTTTGATTAAACCGTTCTTGCATAATTTATCAATAATGGGTGACATTTGTTGTTTAGAAATTAACAATTTTTCAGATAATTTGGAAATTGTCAGTGTACCGTGATCATGTAAAATAATAAGCGCCCAAAAGTGATTTGCCGGAATCGTAATGGGGATTTTATGTACAACTTTTCTATGGAATATTCCAATGCCGTTCACAATATTTTCGGCCAAAGATTTCCTCGCAGTATGATTCATAATGTTTAGTCTTATGGCTCCTTTCGCTATTAAAAATAGATTGACAAATATATATAAATAATATACTATAATTATCATAAATAGTAAATAGTTATTTACTATTTGCTATGTTTAAGTGAATTAAAACTTGTGATAAATCATCACATGTCTTGCTGATTTTTTAGCAGGGTATGTGATTTTGTGGGTTTTAAGTATCGAAGGAGGAATCAAAAATAGTGTTTTCAGTAAAAAAAATGAAGGCGTATTGTTTTTGTTTGCTTGCAATCTTGATGCTATCGATCATGGCGGGATGCGGAAATAAGCAGCAAGCAGCTATGGGCGGCAAAGCAGTACCAGTTAAAGTAATGCAGGTAGTTCAAAGAGATACTCCGATGACGTATGAGTATGCCGGTCAAGTACAGGCAAAAAATGAAGTGAAAATTCAGGCGCGTGTATCCGGTAATATCGTAGAAAAATTAGTAAATGGCGGTGACATCGTACATAGAGGGCAGCCTCTTTTCAGAATTGATGCACGTCAATACGAAAGTACATTAAACTCTGCACAAGCAAATTTAGCGCAATCAGAAGCGACCTTAAGTAATACGCGTTTAGATAGAGAGCGTTATGAACAACTGGTTGAAAGTGATGCACTTGCAATGCAGACTTTAACAGCACAACAATCTGCAGAAAGACAGAATGAAGCAGCTGTTGAATACAATCGTGCAAATGTAAAAAAAGCATCCGACGATTTACATGATACGGTGATTGTGTCGCCGGTTGATGGTCGTATGGACGTAAATGATCTTAGTGTTGGTACTTATGTAACGGCAGGTTCTACGACAATGGCGACTGTTTCATCGACAGATCCTGTTTTTGTTCAATTCAGCATGAGTGAAAATGAATATCTGCAATTAGCAGAAAATAATCAAGGTGGAATTGGCAGTGGCTGGGGGAATAATGTTCTTTTAACCTTGAGCAATGGATCTGCTTATCCTGTATTTGGGAAAGTTGAGCAGGTAGACAGATCGCTTTCTAATAATAGCGGGACATTGACATTTAAAGCTTCTTTTGGCAATCCAGATAGTATTTTGATCCCTGGAATGTTTGGTCGAGTAAAAATTACAGGAGAAACAATTTCTGGAGCAGTTTTAGTTCCGCAGCGTGCCGTACAACAATTACTTGAGAAAACCTTTGTTACTGTTGTTGGTGAAGAAAATAAAGCTGAATCAAGAGAAGTTAAACTTGGTGCAAAAGTAGGCAGCTATTATATTGTGCAGTCCGGTGTAACCGCAGCAGATAAAATTGTTGTTGAAGGTTTAACGAAAATTCAAAATGGTGTAGCCCTTGATGTGACAGAGGTGACTCCAGAAGAGTTGCAGTTGTCCTTCAACTCGTAAGGGGGCGTAGTTTAAGTGGCAAAATTTTTTATTGAAAGGCCGATATTTGCAATTGTAGTATCCATTATTATGGTGCTTCTAGGTGTTATATCCGCAGTGAATCTGCCAATTGCACAATATCCTCAAATACAACCGCCTACGGTTAGTGTTGCGACCAGCTACACTGGTGCAAGTGCCGATGTTGTGAATCAAACCGTAGCGCAGGTTATTGAACAACAGGTAAATGGTGTTCAAGGTATGGATTATATGAGCAGTAACAGTGATGACAGCGGACGTTATAGTCTATCAGTTACTTTTTCATCAGATACAGATGGTGACATTGCCTCAGTAAAAACACAAAACAATGTGGCACAGGCAAATGCAAGCTTACCATCAGCTGTTCAACAGGTTGGTATTACGACCAAAAAAGCATCTTCTGATATGGCCTATTTGGTATCGCTTTATTCACCAAATGGAACATATGATAATACATTTTTGAAAAATTATGCGGATATCTATATTTTTGATGCGATGAAACGTGTTAAAGGTGTAGGGGATATCATGATTTTCGGCTCTGACTTTTCCATGCGTATTTGGTTGAATCCAGATAAAATGGCTGAGCTGAACGTGGCAATCTCTGATGTATCTTCAGCACTAAAAGAACAAAATATACAGGCACCGGCAGGTACGATTGGCCAAATGCCAGCAGCCTCAAATCAAGAATTTCAATATACCGGTAAAGTAAAAGGACGTCTTGTGACAGTCGAAGACTTTGAAAATGTCATCGTGCGTGCACAAAGCAATGGATCTTTCATTTACCTAAAGGATATTGCTAGAGTTGAGACAGGCGCGAAGACGACCAACATCACAAGTAAAATGAATGATATGAATGCAGTTGCATTCGGTGTTCAACTTACAAATGATGCAAATGCATTGGAAACGGTTGACGCAGTTAAGGCAGTTTTAGCGGAAGCTAAGCAAAGTTTTCCTCCGGATATGCAGTTGGAGCCGATCGTAGATAATACGGAATATGTACGTGAATCCATCAGTGAAGTGGTACATACATTCGTAGAAGCATTAGTACTGGTTCTAATTGTAGTGTTCCTGTTCTTACAAAGCTGGCGGGCGACACTGATCCCAATGCTTGCGATCCCTGTATCCTTGATCGCGACGTTTGGTGCATTTACCTTGCTCGGTTTCTCCATTAATACATTGACTTTATTTGCTATGGTTTTGGCAATTGGGTTGGTCGTGGATGATGCGATTGTTGTTATTGAAGCAGTTGAACATAATATGCGTTATAAAGGGCTGAATCCAAAAGAAGCAACAAAGCTTGCGATGGATGAAGTTTCTGGGCCGGTTGTCGCAATTGCGTTCGTACTGGCTTGCGTATTTATTCCGGTTGCTTTCTTTAGTGGAATGACAGGGATTTTGTATAAGCAATTTGCGTTGACAATTGCAGTATCGATGGCATTATCGGCATTTGTTGCATTGTCTTTAACACCGGCACTTTGTGCGATGATGTTAAAACCGCATGATCCGAATGGTCATAAAGGCTGGCTCGGACGTTTCTTTGACCGGTTTAATGCTTGGTTTGAGAAAAACACTGAAATTTATGGTGATATTGTTAAAACGGTTATTCACCATGCAAGATATGCATGTTTATTCTTAGCTGTTGTCGTGATTGGTACGGTTGCTTTATTTAAAGTCGTGCCGGCTACATTTGTTCCGGATGAGGATCAAGGGTTCTTTATTGCAGCGGTTTCCTTACCGGAAGGAACGAGTTTAAATAGGACACAGGAAACAATAAAACAAGTTGCTGCTGCAATTCATCAACAGCCTGGCGTAAAAACAACCATGGAAATTAGCGGCTATGACTTATTATCCAGTTCGTCAAAATCTAATTCCGGTGTTATTTTCGCAGGATTAGAACCTTGGAGTAAACGGACGACACCAGAAACACAAATCAATGCCCAGCTCGGCATGTTGATGCAGAATACAGCTGGCATTATGAATGCAACGATTATACCGATTAATATGCCTGCACTTCCAGGGCTCGGTATGGTTGGTGGGTTCACCATGATGCTTCAGGATATGTCTGGTCATACAGATGGGGAATTAGATGAAATCACGAAAAAATTCGTTGCTGCTGCAAATCAGCGTCCTGAAATTGCAAAAGCTTACTCCACATTTAAAATAGATTCGCCAAATGTTGAATTTGAAGTGGATCGTGAAAAAGTAAAAAATCTTGGTGTAAATCTTGATGATGTATTTACAGCATTGCAAGTTAACTTTGGTGGTTCGCAAGTAAACGATTTTAACCGTTTTGGACGTACCTACAAAGTAGTTATGCAGGCGGACAGTGGTTTCCGTAATGAAGCTGATATGACACGCTTCTTATATGTAAAATCATCTTCAGGGACGATGGTACCTTTAGATACGTTATTGAAACCAAAAACAACGACTGCTGCGGCAAGTATTTCTCGTTTTAATGGTGCACGCAGCATCCAAATTAACGGTTCGGCAGCACCGGGGTATAGTTCAGGGCAGGCTTTGACTGCGATGGAAGAAGTAGCAAAAGAAGTATTGCCTGACGGTTTCAAATATGAATGGTCTGGACAGAGTCGTGAAGAAAGAAAAGCAGGCAGCAGTACAATGATTATCTTTGCCTTGGCAATTATTTTCGTGTTCTTATGTTTGGCTGCGCTTTATGAAAGCTGGACGGTACCTTATGCGGTTCTTCTTTGTGTACCAACAGGTATTTTCGGTGCGTTACTGGCCGAATATTCACGTGACCTGGCGAACAGTGTGTATATGCAGATTGGTCTGGTCATGTTGATTGGTTTGGCAGCGAAAAATGCCATTTTGATCGTTGAGTATGCAAAAGTCCGTGTGGATAGAGGTATGGAACCGGTCGAGGCTGCGATCGAAGCAGCAAAACTTCGTCTTCGCCCAATTATCATGACATCGCTTGCTTTTATTATCGGTTGTTTACCACTTGCGCTTGCTACAGGCGCTGGAGCTGGTTCACGTAATGCGATGGGGACAGCGGTTGTCGGCGGAATGATCGCCGCAACCATTATGGGAATTTACTTGATTCCTGTCATGTTTGTTGTGGTAGAAAAAATTTCGGATAAATTCGGTACGAGAAGAAGAAAAAAAGAACCGAAAAATGTAAATGAATTAATGTAAAATGAATTACAATAATAGGAGTGTCGCATTCAATGTGACACTCCTATCCTTTGCATAGATAGCCTTTTTGTCCTGTGTGTGCCAAGGAGAGAAGGACACCGATGCGTCTTGTAATTCACGTAGCGTTTTATAAATAAAATCTTAGTGCAATAACGCTATAATTTCTAGTTATTTCTAGCTGAATATTATATAATAAAAGATACATCATAAAATTTTAGGAGGCGATTGAGAAGATGAAAAAATATCTTTTTACAACAGTTCGTATAATGACTGCAGTTGTATTGTTTGCTGCAGCAATTATAATTATGCCAAAGACAACAGAAGCTGCCGCTTATACGTATACCAATGATACATATGGTTTTTCGATTCAATGTCCAACTGAACCGATTGGCGTTCTAGATTTAGCTAGACAGCCAGGCGGGAATAAAGGTGTCATGCTTGTTTTTGAAAATCAAGGCATGGACGTGACTTGTGGATGGATTGTTATGACGGATGCCTTTAAGGATGAAAACATTCCTGATTTATCGAAATTGACGAAAGAGCAGGCAGATGAAGTATTAAAGGCAGTTGTAGCGGAAAATGGAATAGCGGCAATTGTAGCAGTCGAGGAAAATCCAGCGATTTATACAATTGCAAAAACAGAAGATATGGCGAAAACTTATATCAGAGGGAAAAATGGTCAACATTATGTAGTAGCGCTGACAGCAGATAAAAATATTTTTAAAGAGCGGCTTCATGCTTATCAAGAAGGATTATTGACTTTTAAAACAAAATAAAGATAGCATGTAATCTAAAAACTACCAAGGTTGATATAAAAACTTTGGTAGTTTTTTATTGTGTTTTACGTCATTGCTTCATGGACAAAGAAGAAGTTATAGCATAAAATAGATGATATCTTTTGTAATTTTATATTTGACAATTCATAGTAAAGGGTGATGAGATGAATTTAAAGACGAAAATGCTGGTCATGATTTTGATTCCAGTCATAGTTCTAGTGAGCTTATTAAGCTTATACGGATACTATACCTCTAAAAGTCAACTGGAGGGACAAATTTTAGAAACCAATCGAAACATGATGCATTCTTATAGTGAGCAATTAAATAATGAACTGAGACAAGAAGAGAGCCAAATCAAGCATCTGGCAGTCATGATAGGACAACAAAATTTAACGCTGGATGAAATTCAGAATTTAGCTCGTCTGACCAAAGAAGGGGCGAATAAAACAACACTCAACGTTTTTGTCGGCTTAGAAAATGGTACATATGTGAATAGTCAGCCGTATGATCTTCCCGCTGATTTCGATCCACGTCTGCGTGGGTGGTATCAAGGCAGTATAAAAGGAGATAAGCCATTTTATACGGAAGTCTATAAAGGTGCTGATGGCAATACAGTCGTAAGTATTGGACAGCGTATCGTGTCTAGTGATGGAAAAGTTAAAGGCGCTATTTGCAATGATGTGAATTTGGATGAGCTATTGAAGAAAGTACAAAGTTTAAAAGTTGGAAATTCCGGGTATGCATTTTTAGTAGCGAAGGACGGCTCCTTTATTACACATCCTAAATTTAAGAATGAAGATAATATAAAGAAGGTTGATAATGCTGCATTAGCTGGTTTTTTTGAACAAGTTTCAAAAGGGGAAGATGTAGTAGAAAATGTGGAATTTGAAGGAATAGAGAAAATCATCGGTGGAGTACCCGTGGGAAATAGTGGCTGGGTTCTTGGCATTGCAATGGATTATAATGAAATGTTTGCCGGAATTCGTACGATGGCAATTGTTTTTGCAATTGCAACATGTGTGATCGCATTATTGCTTGGTGGTATTATTTTAGGTGTTATTTTAAAAATTACAAATGCAATGCAAGCGATGACAAAATTATCGGAGAACCTTGCCCAAGGTGATTTTAGAGAAGCAGAAAATCAGTTAACAAGCAGTAATGATGAAATTGGCAGATTGGGCGATTCGTTGCTCAAAATGCGTACTACCTTAAGATCATTGCTCAAACAAGTAAGTCATTCGGCGGAACAAGTGGCTGCTGCCAGTGAGGAATTGACTGCAAGTACGGAACAGTCGGCGCAAGTAGCGCAGCAAGTCGCTATTTCCATTACAAATGTGGCAGAGGGGGCTGATCATCAGGTACTCGCGATTGACACTGTAACAAACGAAGTGCAAGGCATAGATAAAAATATTCGTGAATTGATCAGCAATGCTGACCAAGTGCTCATGCAAGCGGCTGGTGCAGAAGAAAAAGCTAAGTTAGGAAATCAAGCCGTTGTAGATGCAGCACAGCAAATGAATCATATCGAATCTGTTGTGGGATTATCGGCAAACGTAGTTGAATCGCTAGGGGAGCGTTCGAAAGAAATTGGTACGATTGTAGATACGATTTCTGGGATTGCAGGACAAACAAATTTATTAGCGTTAAATGCGGCAATTGAAGC from Massilibacillus massiliensis carries:
- a CDS encoding L-lactate dehydrogenase, whose product is MSKNRLVIIGVGNVGSAVLNRAIAFELASEIVLIDTNEKKAIGEALDAEHSTPCNYSANIRVRAGSYEDCKDARLIIIAAGTGTINGKLIKDRLLLAEYSIEIIKDVMTGITTYTRDVPIIMITNPLDVTTYLAANSFDYPEYRLFGTGTTLETHRFKRIVANHYQIDAKDVQGYMLGEHGNSAFPAWSTLTIGGISADRLDTYFSPNHPLDRKFVEEEVVKTAFDVLNFKGYTNYGIAMGACRLAKAVLWNERSVLPVSTTLRGAYGLKDVALSLPSIITETGVEKVLEIPLSEQEIEKLHFSANSIKAVLKSNNLVR
- a CDS encoding MarR family winged helix-turn-helix transcriptional regulator translates to MAENIVNGIGIFHRKVVHKIPITIPANHFWALIILHDHGTLTISKLSEKLLISKQQMSPIIDKLCKNGLIKREQDPIDRRNNNITVLPAGIEILESYDRLMIELLNEKLEVLEDKDIKEFQESLNICSKFFHTIL
- a CDS encoding efflux RND transporter periplasmic adaptor subunit; the encoded protein is MFSVKKMKAYCFCLLAILMLSIMAGCGNKQQAAMGGKAVPVKVMQVVQRDTPMTYEYAGQVQAKNEVKIQARVSGNIVEKLVNGGDIVHRGQPLFRIDARQYESTLNSAQANLAQSEATLSNTRLDRERYEQLVESDALAMQTLTAQQSAERQNEAAVEYNRANVKKASDDLHDTVIVSPVDGRMDVNDLSVGTYVTAGSTTMATVSSTDPVFVQFSMSENEYLQLAENNQGGIGSGWGNNVLLTLSNGSAYPVFGKVEQVDRSLSNNSGTLTFKASFGNPDSILIPGMFGRVKITGETISGAVLVPQRAVQQLLEKTFVTVVGEENKAESREVKLGAKVGSYYIVQSGVTAADKIVVEGLTKIQNGVALDVTEVTPEELQLSFNS
- a CDS encoding efflux RND transporter permease subunit, which gives rise to MAKFFIERPIFAIVVSIIMVLLGVISAVNLPIAQYPQIQPPTVSVATSYTGASADVVNQTVAQVIEQQVNGVQGMDYMSSNSDDSGRYSLSVTFSSDTDGDIASVKTQNNVAQANASLPSAVQQVGITTKKASSDMAYLVSLYSPNGTYDNTFLKNYADIYIFDAMKRVKGVGDIMIFGSDFSMRIWLNPDKMAELNVAISDVSSALKEQNIQAPAGTIGQMPAASNQEFQYTGKVKGRLVTVEDFENVIVRAQSNGSFIYLKDIARVETGAKTTNITSKMNDMNAVAFGVQLTNDANALETVDAVKAVLAEAKQSFPPDMQLEPIVDNTEYVRESISEVVHTFVEALVLVLIVVFLFLQSWRATLIPMLAIPVSLIATFGAFTLLGFSINTLTLFAMVLAIGLVVDDAIVVIEAVEHNMRYKGLNPKEATKLAMDEVSGPVVAIAFVLACVFIPVAFFSGMTGILYKQFALTIAVSMALSAFVALSLTPALCAMMLKPHDPNGHKGWLGRFFDRFNAWFEKNTEIYGDIVKTVIHHARYACLFLAVVVIGTVALFKVVPATFVPDEDQGFFIAAVSLPEGTSLNRTQETIKQVAAAIHQQPGVKTTMEISGYDLLSSSSKSNSGVIFAGLEPWSKRTTPETQINAQLGMLMQNTAGIMNATIIPINMPALPGLGMVGGFTMMLQDMSGHTDGELDEITKKFVAAANQRPEIAKAYSTFKIDSPNVEFEVDREKVKNLGVNLDDVFTALQVNFGGSQVNDFNRFGRTYKVVMQADSGFRNEADMTRFLYVKSSSGTMVPLDTLLKPKTTTAAASISRFNGARSIQINGSAAPGYSSGQALTAMEEVAKEVLPDGFKYEWSGQSREERKAGSSTMIIFALAIIFVFLCLAALYESWTVPYAVLLCVPTGIFGALLAEYSRDLANSVYMQIGLVMLIGLAAKNAILIVEYAKVRVDRGMEPVEAAIEAAKLRLRPIIMTSLAFIIGCLPLALATGAGAGSRNAMGTAVVGGMIAATIMGIYLIPVMFVVVEKISDKFGTRRRKKEPKNVNELM
- a CDS encoding methyl-accepting chemotaxis protein, with the translated sequence MNLKTKMLVMILIPVIVLVSLLSLYGYYTSKSQLEGQILETNRNMMHSYSEQLNNELRQEESQIKHLAVMIGQQNLTLDEIQNLARLTKEGANKTTLNVFVGLENGTYVNSQPYDLPADFDPRLRGWYQGSIKGDKPFYTEVYKGADGNTVVSIGQRIVSSDGKVKGAICNDVNLDELLKKVQSLKVGNSGYAFLVAKDGSFITHPKFKNEDNIKKVDNAALAGFFEQVSKGEDVVENVEFEGIEKIIGGVPVGNSGWVLGIAMDYNEMFAGIRTMAIVFAIATCVIALLLGGIILGVILKITNAMQAMTKLSENLAQGDFREAENQLTSSNDEIGRLGDSLLKMRTTLRSLLKQVSHSAEQVAAASEELTASTEQSAQVAQQVAISITNVAEGADHQVLAIDTVTNEVQGIDKNIRELISNADQVLMQAAGAEEKAKLGNQAVVDAAQQMNHIESVVGLSANVVESLGERSKEIGTIVDTISGIAGQTNLLALNAAIEAARAGEQGKGFAVVAEEVRKLAEQSQEAAKHIAALIHKIQEDTAQAVDAMQSGTDEVKRGTEIVNHTGSIFKEINEMVVLVNEKAKLAQNSVEKIVNGVMQIDESTKNIHQVSRSTSEEAQSVSAATEEQSASVHEMSTASQSLANLAQELQNEVNRFKV